The Micromonospora sp. NBC_00421 genome contains a region encoding:
- a CDS encoding aminopeptidase P family protein has product MAEGRTDGKPADGTESHDPDFPEAFLSFMRRGWRDTSLPVGPRPEVPHHAKRRAALSAAFPGETLVIPTGTEKVRANDTDHPFRPGSDFAYLTGDHDPDGVLVLRPNGSGHDATLYMRPRSSRETDEFFRSRHGELWVGRRHTLAEKSTELGLPTEDLTALDGALARMAPGRTRVLRGFDKRVDAAVRPWDGPREEGQPARDRELAIAIAELKLVKDEWEVAQLQDAVDATVRGFEDVARALPADRGVSERLLEGIFALRARHDGNDVGYNSIVGGGEHATILHWVHNHGATRPGELLLMDMGVENRNLYTADVTRVLPVDGRFTSLQRQVYDAVYAAQQAGIDAIRPGVGFREVHLTSMRVLAEALKDLGLLPVSVDEAMDPASTVYRRWTLHGTSHMLGIDVHDCANARKEKYRDGQLGEGYVLTVEPGLYFQPEDELVPEELRGIGVRIEDDILVTATGSVNLSAGLPRRSDEVETWLAEQREAGPRLPG; this is encoded by the coding sequence ATGGCCGAGGGACGCACGGACGGCAAGCCGGCGGACGGCACCGAATCGCACGACCCGGATTTTCCGGAGGCGTTCCTGTCCTTCATGCGGCGGGGCTGGCGGGACACCAGCCTGCCGGTCGGCCCCCGGCCGGAGGTCCCGCACCACGCCAAGCGGCGGGCCGCGCTCTCCGCGGCCTTCCCGGGCGAGACGCTTGTCATCCCCACCGGCACCGAGAAGGTACGCGCCAACGACACCGACCATCCGTTCCGGCCGGGCAGCGACTTCGCGTACCTGACCGGCGACCATGACCCGGACGGCGTCCTGGTGCTGCGTCCCAACGGTTCGGGGCACGACGCGACGCTGTACATGCGCCCCCGCTCCTCGCGGGAGACCGACGAGTTCTTCCGCAGCAGGCACGGCGAGCTGTGGGTGGGCCGGCGGCACACGCTTGCCGAGAAGTCCACCGAGCTGGGCCTGCCCACGGAGGACCTGACCGCGCTGGACGGGGCGTTGGCGCGGATGGCGCCGGGGCGTACCCGGGTGTTGCGCGGTTTCGATAAGCGGGTGGACGCGGCGGTGCGGCCGTGGGACGGCCCCCGGGAGGAGGGCCAGCCGGCCCGCGACCGGGAACTGGCCATCGCGATCGCCGAGCTGAAGCTGGTCAAGGACGAATGGGAGGTCGCCCAGCTCCAGGACGCGGTCGACGCCACCGTACGCGGCTTCGAGGACGTGGCCCGCGCGCTGCCTGCCGACCGGGGTGTCTCCGAGCGGCTGCTGGAGGGGATCTTCGCGCTGCGGGCCCGGCACGACGGCAACGACGTCGGCTACAACTCGATCGTCGGGGGCGGCGAGCACGCGACGATCCTGCACTGGGTGCACAACCACGGCGCGACCCGTCCGGGTGAGCTGCTGCTGATGGACATGGGGGTGGAGAACCGCAACCTCTACACCGCCGACGTGACCCGGGTGCTGCCGGTCGACGGCCGCTTCACCTCGTTGCAGCGCCAGGTCTACGACGCGGTGTACGCCGCCCAGCAGGCAGGCATCGATGCGATCCGGCCGGGGGTGGGGTTCCGCGAGGTGCACCTGACCTCGATGCGGGTGCTCGCCGAGGCGCTGAAGGATCTCGGTCTGCTGCCGGTGAGCGTCGACGAGGCGATGGACCCGGCCTCCACGGTCTACCGACGGTGGACCCTGCACGGCACCAGCCACATGCTCGGCATCGACGTGCACGACTGCGCCAACGCACGCAAGGAGAAGTACCGCGACGGCCAGCTCGGCGAGGGCTACGTGCTCACCGTCGAGCCGGGGCTCTACTTCCAGCCGGAGGACGAGCTGGTCCCCGAGGAGCTGCGCGGCATCGGCGTCCGGATCGAGGACGACATCCTGGTCACCGCGACCGGCTCGGTGAACCTGTCGGCCGGGCTACCCCGACGCTCCGACGAGGTGGAGACCTGGCTGGCCGAGCAGCGCGAGGCAGGCCCCCGCCTCCCCGGCTGA
- a CDS encoding DivIVA domain-containing protein → MIYRAGRRLLPQHVRAVTFGTRRWRGLDPDQVYAFLDQVADELEHLTRDLATATTEGERIRAALRRWGSGHTDCRRTRTARNSGWPR, encoded by the coding sequence ATGATCTATCGAGCCGGGCGGCGGCTGCTGCCGCAGCACGTCCGCGCCGTCACCTTCGGCACCCGCCGGTGGCGCGGTCTCGACCCCGACCAGGTGTACGCCTTCCTCGACCAGGTCGCCGACGAACTGGAACACCTCACCCGCGACCTGGCCACCGCCACCACCGAGGGTGAACGCATCCGGGCGGCGCTGCGGCGGTGGGGGTCCGGGCACACCGACTGCCGCCGGACCCGGACGGCCCGGAACAGCGGGTGGCCCCGGTGA
- a CDS encoding C39 family peptidase, which produces MRTDLIRKTALTTAGLALTTGAIAGPLTATHTAHAATPTASAQTDHKPNGERELKVDYQAQPNFYYCGPAATRNALSVQGKNIDVDAMAKEMRTTEDGTNSINDITPVLNKETGRNAYESTEIRNSKANDKQTHELRADIVHTIDDGRAVVANIAGTATDTDGNTHSFEGGHYISVVGYHDNAKTVTIADSANPETAAYRITVDNLADWIATRGYTS; this is translated from the coding sequence ATGCGTACCGATCTGATCCGCAAGACCGCCCTCACCACCGCCGGCCTCGCCCTCACCACCGGCGCCATCGCCGGCCCCCTCACCGCCACCCACACCGCCCACGCCGCCACCCCCACCGCGTCGGCGCAGACCGACCACAAGCCCAACGGCGAACGCGAACTGAAGGTCGACTACCAGGCACAGCCCAACTTCTACTACTGCGGCCCCGCCGCCACCCGCAACGCCCTGTCCGTCCAAGGCAAGAACATCGACGTCGACGCCATGGCCAAAGAAATGCGCACCACCGAAGACGGCACCAACAGCATCAACGACATCACCCCCGTCCTCAACAAGGAAACCGGCCGCAACGCCTACGAAAGCACCGAAATCCGCAACTCGAAGGCCAACGACAAGCAGACCCACGAACTACGCGCCGACATCGTCCACACCATCGACGACGGCCGCGCCGTAGTCGCCAACATCGCCGGCACCGCCACCGACACCGACGGCAACACCCACTCCTTCGAAGGCGGCCACTACATCAGCGTCGTCGGCTACCACGACAACGCAAAGACCGTCACCATCGCCGACTCCGCCAACCCCGAGACCGCCGCCTACCGGATCACCGTCGACAACCTCGCCGACTGGATCGCCACCCGCGGCTACACCTCCTGA
- a CDS encoding cellulose binding domain-containing protein gives MSGMRRAQPRTHGAGALASSPWIVVAAGVLVMVVLLIVASASYRSRGPAFEASPADPAPTYSLPGSGATNPARVAANLPEPVVPGLTPRRTDLPPVELPADVVPGEPATGGDALPPPAGGVVPPPPVAGGAAQPRPTTPPPAPAPPPPPSSPVTGRFRVMDSWNNEAFIGEVLLYNRDRVSRSWTVRLVPPAGSRLVTSWVEGAPQGSSRMSGGVFTYTSGVDVGPGTSVPLRFHFENTGGSIRPSRCTVDGVACSGL, from the coding sequence ATGTCCGGCATGCGTCGCGCGCAGCCGCGAACACACGGAGCGGGTGCGCTGGCGTCGTCGCCATGGATCGTGGTCGCCGCCGGTGTGCTGGTGATGGTCGTGCTCCTGATCGTCGCGTCGGCGTCGTACCGCAGCCGTGGACCGGCGTTCGAGGCCAGCCCGGCCGATCCGGCACCGACCTACTCGCTGCCCGGATCGGGGGCGACCAACCCCGCGCGGGTGGCGGCGAACCTGCCCGAGCCGGTCGTCCCGGGGCTGACGCCCCGCCGCACCGACCTGCCCCCGGTCGAGCTGCCCGCCGACGTCGTACCGGGTGAGCCGGCGACCGGTGGGGACGCGCTTCCGCCACCGGCCGGCGGGGTGGTCCCGCCGCCGCCCGTGGCCGGGGGCGCGGCGCAGCCCCGCCCGACCACGCCGCCACCGGCACCGGCACCGCCTCCGCCACCGTCGTCACCGGTGACCGGCCGGTTCCGGGTGATGGACAGCTGGAACAACGAGGCGTTCATCGGCGAGGTGCTGCTGTACAACCGCGACCGGGTGTCCCGGTCCTGGACGGTCCGGCTGGTCCCGCCGGCCGGCAGCCGGCTGGTCACCTCGTGGGTGGAGGGGGCTCCGCAGGGCAGTTCCCGGATGTCCGGCGGGGTGTTCACGTACACCAGCGGGGTTGACGTCGGGCCGGGTACCTCGGTGCCGTTGCGGTTCCACTTCGAGAACACCGGGGGCAGCATCCGGCCGTCGCGGTGCACGGTCGACGGCGTGGCCTGCTCCGGCCTCTGA
- the pulA gene encoding pullulanase-type alpha-1,6-glucosidase has translation MKPPPLPRKALLALVSTLTLALVGVPVAVRQLGADSTDRPSTVDALAAAGAAQWGAEPSTEALLAAGTGRGRAEQFYFVLPDRFANGDRRNDTGGLTGDRLRTGLDPTDKGFYHGGDLKGVIDKLDYIQGLGTTAIWLAPIFKNRPVQGSGADVSAGYHGYWITDFTQVDPHFGTNEEMKRLVKLAHRRGIKVYLDVIVNHTADVISYAEGKYAYVDKKTSPYTDAQGREFEDRNYADGTRAFPKVNTDAGPYTPTFASAADAGVKVPAWLNDPTMYHNRGDSTFAGENSEYGDFFGLDDLWTERPEVVKGLTKAYGDWIASTDVDGFRLDTVKHVNLDFWPQFSQGIKRAADKAGKKDFFMFGEVYSADQEVTSTYVRRGGLPATLDFSFQEAARAYTAADGPAKALADVYAKDSLYAARDTDAGRLTTFLGNHDMGRIGSFVAAAGGDDARQLGRDRLAHQLMFLTRGQPVVYSGDEQGFTGPGGDKDARQDMFATRTADYLDDDLIGTTRTHASDQFDTTHPLYRTIAELGRLRAAHPGLRDGVQVTRYAADGPGVFAFSRISPADRTEYLVAVNNAGTPQTVTVDTWTPGTVFTGIYGGTATPTTGADGKLSLTVPAGSAVVFRAGRAVPQATAKPTVTLTAPGADPVATRAAVTAQVTGDPLATVTVAARVSGGKWTLLGSAHTAPYTVHHDLTGLAGGTRVEYKAVVRDGKGRTTSARSTGVVGTPAQGASRDWLVVHYQRPAGGYDDWGLYAWGDLDPAYVTEWPAGQPFAGEDSYGRFAWVKLKPGAKSVGFLVVDKTGNKDVATDRTVDVTTTGEVWVKQGDPALYPTRQAATGEPDPAVDPGTAIIHWRKADNDYAGWGLHLWDGAATPTDWSAPLLPEKVDSFGALFRVPLAAGATGLNYIIHRGDAKDQPDDQRLDLTGVGHEVWLLGGVPGRLLPTSAAGAGKDVDITKQQAQWIDRSTVVWATGPTDGRAYALVAAPAGGLSVVDGELSGTYTSLPLRAQRNGLTEVQRAAFPHLWAHQAFGLDRADLARVPAALRGQLVVTERDAGGALLRATGVQIPGVLDDVYRAATDATLGVTFAGKVPTLAVWAPTARTVALELFDMPSASPRTVAMRRDDRTGVWSVHGSRDWTGRYYRYRVEAWQPAAQKIVTASVTDPYSVALAADSTHSQIVDLADPALAPAGWSGLRKPAAPAASKAQISELSVRDFSIADSTVPAGRRGTYLAFTDPGTAGMKHLTALGDAGVDYLHLLPVFDFATIPEKRADQRQPACDLAKLPPDSDRQQACVAAVADTDGYNWGYDPLHYTVPEGGYAVDPDGAQRTAEFRRMVAGINGAGLRVVLDVVYNHTSAAGTDAKSVLDQVVPGYYHRQLDDGTVADSTCCANTAPEHAMMGKLVVDSLVVWAKQYKVDGFRFDLMGHHPKANILAVRAALDKLTLARDGVDGRRILLYGEGWNFGEVADDARFVQATQANMAGTGIGTFNDRLRDAVRGGGPFDGNPRVQGFASGLYTDPNGDEVNGSTAEQKARLLHSQDLIKVGLTGNLRGYRFTDSTGRRVTGAQVDYNGSPAGYTAAPGEAVTYVDAHDNEILYDALAYKLPSGTSAADRARMQVLALATTALGQGTGFVAAGSERLRSKSLDRNSYNSGDWFNQIRWDCTQGNGFGAGLPPAADNQDKWSYAKPLLADPSLVPDCAAIDLADARYAELLRIRQSSPVFGLSTAEQVQQRVAFPLSGVKETPGVLTMTLDARGLGGRWRSVTVVFNGTPTAAKQTVTGLRGTDTTLHPVLAGSADPVLRTASFDRAAGTFTVPARSVAVFVQR, from the coding sequence ATGAAACCCCCGCCGCTGCCGCGCAAGGCGCTGCTCGCCCTGGTCTCCACCCTCACCCTCGCACTCGTCGGCGTCCCGGTCGCCGTCCGCCAGCTCGGTGCCGACAGCACCGACCGGCCGTCCACCGTCGATGCACTCGCGGCCGCCGGTGCCGCCCAGTGGGGCGCCGAACCCTCCACCGAGGCCCTGCTCGCCGCCGGCACCGGTAGGGGCCGCGCCGAACAGTTCTACTTCGTCCTGCCGGACCGGTTCGCCAACGGCGACCGACGCAACGACACCGGTGGCCTGACCGGCGACCGGCTGCGCACCGGCCTCGACCCGACGGACAAGGGCTTCTACCACGGTGGCGACCTCAAGGGCGTCATCGACAAGCTCGACTACATCCAGGGTCTCGGCACCACCGCCATCTGGCTGGCGCCGATCTTCAAGAACCGTCCCGTCCAGGGCAGCGGCGCGGACGTCTCCGCCGGCTACCACGGCTACTGGATCACCGACTTCACCCAGGTGGACCCGCACTTCGGCACGAACGAGGAGATGAAGCGCCTGGTCAAGCTGGCCCACCGGCGGGGCATCAAGGTCTACCTCGACGTCATCGTCAACCACACCGCCGACGTCATCTCCTACGCCGAGGGCAAGTACGCCTACGTCGACAAGAAGACCTCGCCGTACACCGACGCGCAGGGGCGGGAGTTCGAGGACCGCAACTACGCCGACGGCACCCGGGCCTTCCCGAAGGTGAACACCGACGCCGGCCCGTACACGCCGACCTTCGCCAGCGCGGCCGACGCGGGCGTCAAGGTGCCGGCCTGGCTGAACGACCCGACGATGTACCACAACCGGGGCGACTCCACCTTCGCCGGGGAGAACAGCGAGTACGGTGACTTCTTCGGCCTCGACGACCTGTGGACCGAGCGTCCCGAGGTGGTCAAGGGCCTGACCAAGGCGTACGGCGACTGGATCGCCAGCACCGACGTCGACGGTTTCCGGCTGGACACCGTCAAGCACGTCAACCTCGACTTCTGGCCGCAGTTCAGCCAGGGCATCAAGCGCGCCGCCGACAAGGCCGGGAAGAAGGACTTCTTCATGTTCGGCGAGGTCTACAGCGCCGACCAGGAGGTCACCTCCACCTACGTGCGGCGCGGTGGGCTGCCGGCCACCCTGGACTTCTCCTTCCAGGAGGCGGCCCGCGCCTACACCGCCGCCGACGGCCCGGCCAAGGCCCTCGCCGACGTCTACGCCAAGGATTCGCTGTACGCCGCGCGGGACACCGACGCCGGCCGGCTGACCACCTTCCTCGGCAACCACGACATGGGCCGGATCGGCTCGTTCGTCGCCGCCGCCGGTGGGGACGACGCCCGGCAGCTCGGCCGGGACCGGCTCGCCCACCAGTTGATGTTCCTCACCCGGGGGCAGCCGGTCGTCTACTCCGGCGACGAGCAGGGCTTCACCGGCCCCGGCGGGGACAAGGACGCCCGGCAGGACATGTTCGCCACCCGGACGGCGGACTACCTCGACGACGACCTGATCGGCACCACCCGTACCCACGCCAGCGACCAGTTCGACACCACCCACCCGCTGTACCGGACCATCGCCGAGCTGGGCCGGCTGCGGGCCGCGCACCCCGGGCTGCGCGACGGCGTCCAGGTCACCCGGTACGCCGCCGACGGGCCGGGCGTCTTCGCCTTCTCCCGGATCTCCCCGGCCGACCGCACCGAGTACCTGGTGGCGGTGAACAACGCCGGCACCCCGCAGACTGTCACAGTGGACACCTGGACGCCCGGCACCGTATTCACCGGCATCTACGGTGGCACGGCCACCCCGACCACCGGCGCCGACGGGAAGCTGAGCCTGACCGTGCCGGCCGGGTCGGCGGTGGTGTTCCGCGCCGGTCGGGCCGTGCCGCAGGCCACCGCGAAGCCGACCGTCACCCTCACCGCGCCGGGGGCCGACCCGGTCGCCACCCGGGCCGCCGTCACCGCCCAGGTGACCGGGGACCCGCTGGCCACCGTCACCGTCGCCGCCCGGGTCTCGGGTGGCAAGTGGACCCTGCTGGGCAGCGCGCACACCGCGCCGTACACCGTGCACCACGACCTGACCGGGCTGGCCGGGGGCACCCGGGTCGAGTACAAGGCGGTGGTCCGGGACGGGAAGGGACGGACCACCTCCGCCCGGTCGACCGGCGTGGTCGGCACCCCGGCGCAGGGCGCGTCCCGGGACTGGTTGGTGGTGCACTACCAGCGCCCCGCTGGTGGTTACGACGACTGGGGGCTCTACGCCTGGGGCGACCTCGACCCGGCGTACGTGACCGAGTGGCCCGCCGGGCAGCCGTTCGCCGGGGAGGACTCGTACGGCCGGTTCGCCTGGGTCAAACTCAAGCCCGGGGCGAAGTCGGTCGGCTTCCTGGTGGTCGACAAGACCGGCAACAAGGACGTCGCCACCGACCGCACCGTCGACGTGACGACCACCGGCGAGGTCTGGGTCAAGCAGGGCGACCCGGCGCTCTATCCCACCCGGCAGGCCGCCACCGGTGAACCTGACCCGGCCGTCGACCCGGGCACCGCGATCATCCACTGGCGCAAGGCCGACAACGACTACGCCGGGTGGGGCCTGCACCTGTGGGACGGCGCGGCCACCCCGACCGACTGGTCCGCCCCGCTCCTGCCCGAGAAGGTCGACTCGTTCGGTGCGCTGTTCCGGGTGCCGCTGGCTGCTGGCGCGACCGGGCTCAACTACATCATCCACCGCGGCGACGCCAAGGATCAGCCCGACGACCAGCGGCTCGACCTCACCGGGGTCGGCCACGAGGTCTGGCTGCTGGGCGGGGTGCCCGGCCGGCTGCTGCCCACCTCGGCCGCCGGCGCCGGGAAGGACGTCGACATCACGAAACAGCAGGCCCAGTGGATCGACAGGTCCACCGTGGTCTGGGCCACCGGCCCGACCGACGGCAGGGCGTACGCGTTGGTGGCCGCCCCGGCCGGCGGGCTGAGCGTGGTCGACGGCGAGTTGTCCGGGACGTACACCTCGCTGCCGTTGCGGGCGCAGCGCAACGGGCTCACCGAGGTCCAACGCGCGGCCTTCCCGCACCTCTGGGCCCACCAGGCGTTCGGCCTGGACCGGGCGGACCTGGCCCGGGTGCCGGCGGCGCTGCGCGGGCAACTCGTGGTGACCGAGCGGGACGCCGGAGGCGCGCTGCTCCGCGCGACAGGGGTGCAGATCCCCGGCGTGCTCGACGACGTCTACCGCGCCGCCACCGACGCGACGCTCGGCGTCACCTTCGCCGGGAAGGTGCCCACGCTCGCGGTCTGGGCGCCCACCGCCCGGACGGTCGCGCTCGAACTGTTCGACATGCCGTCGGCGTCGCCGCGCACGGTGGCGATGCGCCGCGACGACCGCACCGGCGTCTGGTCGGTGCACGGCAGCCGCGACTGGACCGGCCGCTACTACCGCTACCGGGTCGAAGCCTGGCAGCCGGCCGCCCAGAAGATCGTCACCGCGTCGGTCACCGACCCCTACTCGGTGGCGCTCGCCGCCGACTCCACGCACAGCCAGATCGTCGACCTGGCCGACCCGGCGCTCGCCCCCGCCGGCTGGTCCGGGCTGCGCAAGCCGGCCGCGCCGGCCGCGTCGAAGGCGCAGATCTCCGAGCTGTCGGTACGCGACTTCTCCATCGCCGACAGCACCGTGCCGGCCGGGCGGCGGGGCACCTACCTGGCCTTCACCGACCCGGGCACGGCCGGGATGAAGCACCTGACCGCCCTCGGTGACGCCGGGGTCGACTACCTGCACCTGCTGCCGGTGTTCGACTTCGCCACCATCCCCGAGAAGCGGGCCGACCAGCGGCAGCCCGCCTGCGACCTGGCGAAACTGCCACCGGACTCCGACCGGCAACAGGCGTGCGTCGCGGCGGTCGCCGACACCGACGGCTACAACTGGGGATACGACCCACTGCACTACACGGTCCCGGAGGGCGGCTACGCGGTCGACCCGGACGGGGCGCAGCGGACCGCCGAGTTCCGGCGGATGGTCGCCGGAATCAACGGAGCCGGCCTGCGGGTGGTGCTGGACGTGGTCTACAACCACACCTCCGCCGCCGGCACCGACGCGAAGTCGGTGCTGGACCAGGTGGTGCCCGGCTACTACCACAGGCAGTTGGACGACGGCACTGTCGCCGACTCGACCTGCTGCGCCAACACCGCCCCCGAGCACGCCATGATGGGCAAGCTGGTGGTCGACTCGCTCGTCGTCTGGGCGAAGCAGTACAAGGTGGACGGCTTCCGGTTCGACCTGATGGGCCACCACCCCAAGGCGAACATCCTGGCCGTACGGGCCGCGCTGGACAAGCTGACCCTCGCCCGCGACGGCGTCGACGGTCGGCGGATCCTGCTCTACGGCGAGGGCTGGAACTTCGGCGAGGTCGCCGACGACGCCCGGTTCGTGCAGGCCACCCAGGCCAACATGGCCGGCACCGGTATCGGCACCTTCAACGACCGGCTCCGGGACGCGGTACGCGGCGGCGGTCCCTTCGACGGCAATCCGCGCGTGCAGGGATTCGCTTCCGGCCTCTACACCGACCCCAACGGTGACGAGGTGAACGGCAGCACCGCCGAGCAGAAGGCCCGGCTGCTGCACTCCCAGGACCTGATCAAGGTGGGGCTGACCGGCAACCTGCGCGGTTACCGGTTCACCGACTCCACCGGCCGGCGGGTCACCGGGGCGCAGGTGGACTACAACGGTTCGCCGGCCGGCTACACCGCCGCCCCAGGTGAGGCGGTCACCTACGTCGACGCGCACGACAACGAGATCCTGTACGACGCGCTGGCGTACAAACTGCCGTCGGGCACCTCGGCGGCGGACCGGGCCCGGATGCAGGTGCTGGCCCTGGCCACCACCGCCCTCGGGCAGGGGACCGGGTTCGTGGCGGCCGGCTCCGAGCGGCTGCGCTCGAAGTCGCTGGACCGCAACTCCTACAACTCCGGCGACTGGTTCAACCAGATCCGCTGGGACTGCACCCAGGGCAACGGGTTCGGTGCCGGCCTGCCCCCGGCGGCGGACAACCAGGACAAGTGGTCGTACGCGAAGCCGCTGCTGGCCGATCCGTCCCTGGTGCCGGACTGCGCCGCGATCGACCTGGCCGACGCCCGGTATGCGGAGCTGCTGAGGATCCGGCAGTCCTCGCCGGTGTTCGGGCTGTCCACCGCCGAGCAGGTGCAGCAGCGGGTCGCGTTCCCGCTGTCCGGGGTGAAGGAGACCCCGGGTGTGCTCACCATGACCCTGGACGCCCGGGGGCTGGGCGGCCGGTGGAGGTCGGTGACCGTGGTCTTCAACGGCACCCCGACGGCGGCGAAGCAGACGGTGACCGGTCTGCGCGGCACGGACACCACCCTGCACCCGGTGCTGGCCGGCTCGGCCGACCCGGTGCTGCGGACCGCGTCGTTCGACCGGGCGGCGGGCACCTTCACCGTGCCGGCACGCAGCGTGGCGGTCTTCGTCCAGCGCTGA
- a CDS encoding dienelactone hydrolase family protein: protein MNGSIAQQPFVLSPPGALVERQGRVDLHLPADAGPHPAVVLVHGAPLPPGTDDPRDWLLYRGYGALLAEQGLVAAAISYQVTDLAELPATADDIAGLVDLVRTDPRVDADRVVLWFFSGGSLLAADWLRAAPAWLRGIALTYPLLVPLPGWDVDKRFLPIGALEAGTPTPVVLTRAGQDKIPQVLIGIAAFLDAADRAGRPVRLVEVPDGQHAFDILDHTAQSRAAVQAARDAVVDLLRAD, encoded by the coding sequence ATGAACGGTTCGATCGCGCAGCAGCCCTTCGTGCTGTCGCCGCCCGGCGCTCTGGTCGAGCGGCAGGGCCGGGTCGACCTGCACCTGCCGGCCGACGCCGGCCCGCACCCCGCGGTGGTGCTGGTGCACGGCGCACCGCTCCCGCCGGGCACCGACGATCCCCGTGACTGGTTGCTCTACCGGGGTTACGGCGCGCTCCTCGCCGAGCAGGGCCTGGTCGCCGCCGCTATCAGCTACCAGGTGACCGACCTGGCCGAACTGCCGGCCACCGCCGACGACATCGCCGGCCTGGTCGACCTGGTCCGGACCGATCCGCGGGTCGACGCGGACCGGGTGGTGCTCTGGTTCTTCTCCGGTGGGAGCCTGCTGGCGGCGGACTGGCTGCGCGCGGCACCGGCATGGTTGCGGGGGATCGCGTTGACCTATCCACTGCTCGTCCCGTTGCCCGGCTGGGACGTCGACAAGCGTTTCCTGCCGATCGGTGCCCTCGAAGCCGGTACGCCGACGCCGGTGGTGCTGACCAGGGCCGGCCAGGACAAGATCCCCCAGGTGCTGATCGGCATCGCGGCGTTCCTCGACGCCGCCGACCGGGCCGGTCGACCGGTGCGGCTGGTGGAGGTACCGGACGGCCAGCACGCCTTCGACATCCTGGACCACACGGCGCAGTCCCGGGCTGCGGTCCAGGCGGCCCGGGATGCGGTGGTCGACCTGCTCCGCGCCGACTGA
- a CDS encoding winged helix-turn-helix domain-containing protein, whose amino-acid sequence MSTSRRFEPHYRRIIADIRRRIAEGEWPPGHKLPSTKELAALYEVGSQSTVRQAITILIEAGDLYGHQGLGVFVSATPR is encoded by the coding sequence ATGTCCACATCGCGCAGGTTTGAGCCGCACTATCGACGGATCATCGCTGACATCAGGAGGCGCATCGCCGAAGGCGAGTGGCCGCCCGGTCATAAGCTGCCCTCCACCAAGGAACTGGCGGCCCTGTACGAGGTGGGCAGTCAGTCGACCGTTCGGCAGGCGATCACGATCCTGATCGAGGCTGGTGATCTTTACGGGCATCAGGGCTTGGGTGTCTTCGTTTCGGCTACTCCCAGGTAA